The following proteins are encoded in a genomic region of Triticum dicoccoides isolate Atlit2015 ecotype Zavitan chromosome 1B, WEW_v2.0, whole genome shotgun sequence:
- the LOC119322024 gene encoding L-type lectin-domain containing receptor kinase VIII.2-like, whose translation MPPAMATLTTTSPPLLLLSIILFLLADAAATAGAVRFDYATLTLATLKLLGDAHLNNNTIRLTRDLPVPTSAAGRALYAAPVRLLAGFSTSFAFTVTTLNRGSVGGGLAFVVAPDAASVGDGGAFIGLDPAADVAVEFDTLMDLQFGDVNGNHVGVDLGSMVSVAAADLDLAGVELTSGRTVYAWIEYAPGKAMDVFVSYSAKRPPAPVLSATVDLAGYVKEQAFVGFSASTQGSTEIHAIEWWSFSTPSPPSPAPSKPPPVSAVAPPPARVLDPTLPSTPQLPGITPPATPATVSAPPTSSVTAASAPAISVARNNAKTPHPPPQGAVAGAATAGAVVAASFAGFALWALARRAKARKRDAMAVATKRDNVASAAAMARSPREFSYKELSAATRGFDASRVIGNGAFGVVYKGIVPDTGAMVAVKRCTNANADGAQARAEFLSELSIIAGLRHRNLLRLQGWCYEKGEILLVYDYMRNGSLDRTLFDASSPALPWRHRHEILAGVASALAYLHHECDRRVIHRDVKSSNVMLDESYRARLGDFGLARQAEHGASPDATAAAGTMGYLAPEYMLTGRATEATDVFSFGALVLEVACGRRPIGTEGRCNNLVEWVWSLHGEARVLDAVDPRLGGEYDEGEMRRVLLVGLVCSSPEPERRPGMRAVVQMLSGEADPPFVPAARPSMSFSANHQLLLSLQDSVSDYNALGLNLSDEDSSSDSLSSSSLTSTLRKGGHDIGFSSTAGGDAR comes from the coding sequence ATGCCGCCCGCAATGGCCACGCTCACCaccacctcccctcccctcctcctcctcagcaTCATCCTCTTCCTGCTGGCTGACGCCGCCGCCACGGCCGGCGCGGTGCGGTTCGACTACGCCACGCTGACCCTCGCCACTCTCAAGCTGCTGGGCGACGCGCACCTCAACAACAACACCATCCGCCTCACGCGGGACCTGCCGGTGCCCACCTCGGCCGCGGGGCGGGCGCTCTACGCGGCCCCCGTTCGCCTCCTCGCCGGCTTCTCCACCAGCTTCGCCTTCACCGTCACCACGCTCAACCGGGGCTCCGTCGGCGGGGGGCTCGCCTTCGTCGTCGCCCCCGACGCCGCCTCCGTCGGCGACGGCGGGGCGTTCATCGGgctcgaccccgccgccgacgTCGCCGTCGAGTTCGACACGCTCATGGACCTCCAGTTCGGGGACGTCAACGGGAACCACGTGGGCGTCGATCTCGGCAGCATGGTGTCCGTGGCCGCCGCCGATCTGGATTTGGCTGGGGTCGAGCTCACCAGCGGGAGGACCGTGTACGCGTGGATCGAGTACGCGCCGGGGAAGGCCATGGACGTGTTCGTGTCCTACTCGGCCAAGCGGCCCCCGGCGCCGGTGCTGTCGGCGACGGTCGATCTGGCGGGCTATGTCAAGGAGCAGGCGTTCGTGGGGTTCTCCGCTTCCACGCAGGGCAGCACGGAGATCCACGCCATCGAGTGGTGGAGCTTCTCGACCCCGTCCCCTCCTTCCCCGGCGCCGTCCAAGCCGCCGCCCGTTTCCGCGGTTGCTCCCCCTCCGGCGAGGGTCCTCGACCCGACGCTTCCCTCTACTCCGCAGCTCCCGGGCATCACGCCGCCAGCGACACCAGCGACGGTTTCGGCACCGCCGACCAGCTCAGTTACTGCGGCGAGCGCCCCGGCCATTTCGGTCGCTCGGAATAATGCCAAGACGCCGCACCCGCCTCCACAAGGGGCCGTGGCCGGCGCCGCGACGGCGGGGGCAGTCGTGGCGGCGTCGTTCGCGGGCTTCGCGCTCTGGGCGCTCGCGCGCCGCGCCAAGGCTAGGAAGCGGGACGCCATGGCGGTGGCCACGAAGCGCGACAACGTGGcgtcggcggcggccatggcgcggtCGCCGCGGGAGTTCTCctacaaggagctcagcgccgcgacGCGGGGCTTCGACGCGTCCCGGGTCATCGGCAACGGCGCGTTCGGCGTCGTGTACAAGGGCATCGTCCCGGACACGGGCGCCATGGTCGCCGTGAAGCGGTGCACCAACGCCAACGCCGACGGCGCGCAGGCGCGGGCCGAGTTCCTCTCCGAGCTCTCCATCATCGCGGGCCTCCGCCACCGCAACCTCCTCCGGCTCCAGGGCTGGTGCTACGAGAAAGGCGAGATCCTGCTGGTCTACGACTACATGCGCAACGGCAGCCTGGACCGGACGCTCTTCGACGCCTCCTCCCCGGCCCTGCCGTGGCGCCACCGCCACGAGATCCTCGCCGGCGTGGCCTCCGCGCTGGCCTACCTCCACCACGAGTGCGACCGCCGCGTCATCCACCGGGACGTCAAGTCGAGCAACGTGATGCTGGACGAGTCGTACCGCGCGCGGCTGGGCGACTTCGGGCTCGCGCGGCAGGCCGAGCACGGCGCGTCCCCGGACGCCACGGCCGCGGCCGGCACCATGGGGTACCTGGCGCCGGAGTACATGCTGACCGGCCGCGCCACCGAGGCCACCGACGTGTTCAGCTTCGGCGCGCTGGTGCTGGAGGTGGCGTGCGGGCGGCGGCCCATCGGGACGGAGGGCCGGTGCAACAACCTGGTGGAGTGGGTGTGGAGCCTGCACGGCGAGGCCCGCGTGCTGGACGCCGTCGACCCGCGGCTCGGCGGCGAGTACGACGAGGGGGAGATGCGGCGGGTGCTGCTGGTGGGGCTTGTGTGCTCCAGCCCGGAGCCGGAGCGCCGGCCGGGGATGCGCGCCGTGGTGCAGATGCTGAGCGGGGAGGCGGACCCGCCGTTCGTGCCGGCGGCGAGGCCGTCCATGAGCTTCAGCGCCAACCACCAGCTGCTGCTGAGCCTCCAGGACAGCGTGTCCGACTACAACGCGCTGGGGCTGAACCTGTCGGATGAGGACTCCTCGTCCGACTCGCTGAGCTCGTCGTCGCTCACCAGCACTCTGCGCAAGGGCGGCCACGACATCGGGTTCAGCAGCACCGCCGGCGGCGACGCCCGGTGA